One segment of Bradyrhizobium sp. CB2312 DNA contains the following:
- a CDS encoding carbohydrate porin: MLPRFVNTACAWGVGIALSSLIGGAVHAADFSTKAPPVPYAETEDFWTRPYLFGDLGRTRLKEQGIDLGLTLGNETVGNLSGGDRNTAANAGQLWFGAKLDMAKLAGIPGGTVGLTLVQRFGDNLNTEAGIPALQLTNEVFGRGNIFRLTQLYYSQKLFNDQLELKGGRLPVGSDFFFGLCEFINLTFCGGQPGNIQGGYIYNWPVSQWAGVVHYNFAQDFQLSVGVYDANPTYLTTSDPSIYFLPGVPGSNRASGVMVPVELVWAPKGPLNGTWRLGGWYDSASTIDGGLPGVIQVIPGVGGVPDQFLGDQRGRYGVYESILQRLTVDGPGAVGWYTFLNTTVADHRTAFQDYQIALGFRHTGTFSWRPQDEVGFAVGTTHVNTAALSPNAGGNEVPIEVWYGWQATGWMNLKFDAQYVINPGGRGFNAAGVKTDNAWVLGMRTEVHF; encoded by the coding sequence ATGTTGCCCAGGTTTGTGAACACCGCATGTGCGTGGGGTGTGGGGATTGCTTTGTCATCGCTGATTGGCGGTGCGGTACACGCGGCCGATTTTTCAACGAAAGCGCCGCCTGTTCCTTATGCTGAGACCGAAGATTTCTGGACAAGACCATACTTGTTTGGCGATCTCGGCAGGACCAGGCTCAAGGAGCAGGGCATCGATCTGGGCCTGACGCTGGGTAATGAAACCGTCGGCAACCTGTCGGGCGGAGACAGGAACACCGCGGCCAATGCTGGACAATTGTGGTTCGGTGCCAAGCTCGATATGGCGAAGCTTGCCGGCATCCCGGGCGGCACGGTCGGCCTCACGCTGGTCCAGCGTTTCGGCGACAACCTGAATACCGAGGCAGGCATTCCGGCCTTGCAGCTGACCAACGAAGTTTTCGGCCGCGGCAATATCTTTCGCCTGACCCAACTCTATTACTCGCAGAAGCTTTTCAATGATCAGCTTGAACTCAAGGGCGGCCGTCTACCAGTCGGCTCCGACTTCTTCTTCGGTCTGTGCGAGTTCATCAACCTGACCTTCTGCGGCGGTCAGCCCGGCAACATCCAGGGCGGCTACATCTATAACTGGCCGGTGAGCCAATGGGCCGGTGTCGTCCACTACAACTTCGCCCAGGATTTCCAATTGTCGGTCGGCGTCTACGACGCCAATCCGACTTATCTGACCACGTCGGATCCCAGCATCTACTTCTTGCCGGGCGTCCCTGGCTCGAACCGCGCCTCGGGTGTGATGGTGCCGGTGGAGTTGGTCTGGGCGCCGAAAGGTCCCCTCAACGGGACCTGGAGATTGGGCGGCTGGTATGACAGCGCGTCGACGATCGATGGTGGCCTTCCGGGTGTCATTCAGGTCATCCCTGGCGTCGGTGGTGTCCCGGACCAGTTTCTGGGAGACCAAAGAGGCCGCTACGGCGTCTATGAGTCGATCCTGCAGCGCTTGACCGTTGACGGACCCGGGGCGGTGGGTTGGTATACCTTCCTCAATACGACCGTCGCCGATCACAGGACAGCGTTCCAGGACTACCAGATCGCCTTGGGCTTCAGGCACACCGGAACGTTCTCCTGGCGTCCCCAGGACGAAGTTGGGTTCGCGGTAGGCACGACCCACGTCAATACGGCCGCCCTCAGTCCTAATGCGGGCGGAAACGAAGTTCCGATCGAAGTCTGGTACGGCTGGCAGGCAACCGGCTGGATGAACCTCAAGTTCGATGCGCAGTATGTCATCAATCCTGGCGGGCGCGGGTTTAATGCTGCCGGCGTGAAGACCGACAATGCCTGGGTCCTTGGCATGCGAACCGAGGTCCACTTCTGA
- a CDS encoding ABC transporter permease has translation MNKKELGLGLLLVVISAVTGAINPAFLSLVNLLNMANLIGLFGVFALGEGLVIITGGIDLSLGSMFALLGVVFIDLLTTFQVPWPLALLAVLLGGLALGAIQGLLVTRLKMQPFIVTLCGLLIYRGAARYYTSDSTRGFGYGDEAGTLSSIASGNVAGIPNTFILLIILALVLGVVLHRSVYGRWLYAVGKNEEAARFSGINTNFVIATAYIISGGLAGVSTVLFVFYTNSVSPSSFGNFYELYAIAAAVLGGCSLRGGEGSILGIVLGTALLQVLQNLVNILGIPNSLNFAVMGTVILIGVLADHQLQARRRRNMALAGLARMAPRSTLERQQGAAPRGVDALPARTGDQA, from the coding sequence ATGAACAAGAAAGAACTCGGCCTGGGTCTGCTGCTCGTGGTGATCTCCGCCGTGACGGGCGCGATCAATCCGGCATTCCTGTCGCTGGTGAACTTGCTGAACATGGCCAACCTGATCGGCCTGTTCGGTGTATTTGCGCTTGGCGAGGGGCTGGTGATCATCACCGGCGGCATTGACCTCTCGCTTGGCTCGATGTTCGCGCTGCTCGGCGTCGTATTCATCGACCTTCTGACGACTTTTCAGGTCCCTTGGCCCTTGGCGCTGCTGGCCGTGTTGCTGGGCGGTCTGGCGCTGGGCGCAATTCAGGGGTTGCTCGTCACCCGGCTGAAGATGCAGCCCTTCATCGTGACGCTGTGCGGGTTGCTGATCTATCGCGGCGCCGCCCGCTACTACACGAGCGACTCGACACGCGGCTTCGGCTATGGCGACGAGGCCGGAACGCTGAGCAGCATTGCCTCCGGCAATGTGGCGGGCATCCCGAACACCTTCATCCTTCTGATCATCCTTGCGCTCGTCCTCGGTGTGGTGCTGCACCGCTCGGTCTACGGGCGCTGGCTCTATGCCGTCGGCAAGAACGAGGAAGCGGCTCGCTTCTCGGGCATCAACACGAATTTCGTGATCGCAACCGCCTACATCATCAGCGGCGGGCTCGCCGGAGTTTCCACAGTCTTGTTCGTGTTCTACACGAACTCGGTGTCGCCGAGCTCATTCGGCAATTTCTATGAGCTCTACGCGATCGCGGCCGCCGTCCTCGGCGGGTGCAGCCTGCGCGGCGGCGAAGGCTCCATTCTCGGCATCGTCCTGGGGACCGCGCTGCTGCAGGTGTTGCAGAACCTCGTGAATATCCTGGGCATTCCCAATTCCCTGAACTTCGCGGTGATGGGGACGGTGATTCTGATCGGCGTGCTGGCGGATCATCAGTTGCAGGCCCGACGGCGGCGCAACATGGCGCTGGCCGGCCTCGCCCGCATGGCGCCGAGATCGACACTTGAACGACAGCAGGGCGCAGCACCGCGCGGCGTGGACGCGCTGCCGGCGAGAACGGGCGACCAAGCATGA
- a CDS encoding sugar ABC transporter ATP-binding protein, translating to MAEILFELAGISKSYPGVMALDDVSLRVYRGEVLGLIGENGAGKSTLMRVLGGVVAPSKGVIRIGGVDHARMTVNEATQAGIAFVHQELNLFENLDVAANVFIGRERLVGGPLKLVDDAEMRARVTPLLERLGADFTPDTLVDNLSIAERQLVEIAKALSIDARVIIMDEPTSSLTISETERLLEVIADLKAHGISVIYISHRLCEIMTCADRVVVLRDGRTVGELPRDRLSHAAMIRLMIGRDLKALHSPPKRPPQPGGCDIVGLVTSAFPDRQIDLSVRHGEILGLAGLVGAGRTSLARAAFGIDPPLGGEIRIDNAPVDVASPQDAIRQGIYLMPEDRKKSGLVLELPIRENVTLASLLNYARMWLVSGPAERKVAKEQVRRLSIKVPSIDMEAVTLSGGNQQKVVLGKWLSMQPRVMFFDEPTRGVDVGAKSEIYALMRELADQGVAIVMISSDMEEVIGVSDRIAVMHEGSVSGVLERPQFSEYNVLQLAIGQAPDTVEAAAP from the coding sequence ATGGCGGAAATCCTGTTCGAACTCGCCGGAATCAGCAAGTCCTATCCCGGGGTCATGGCCCTCGACGACGTCAGCCTGCGCGTGTACCGCGGCGAGGTGTTGGGCTTGATCGGCGAGAACGGTGCCGGCAAATCGACGCTGATGCGCGTGCTGGGAGGCGTGGTCGCGCCGAGCAAGGGCGTGATCCGCATTGGCGGCGTCGACCACGCCCGCATGACCGTGAACGAGGCGACGCAGGCCGGCATCGCCTTCGTGCATCAGGAGCTGAACCTTTTCGAAAATCTCGACGTCGCCGCGAACGTCTTCATTGGACGCGAGAGGCTTGTCGGCGGTCCGCTGAAGCTGGTGGACGACGCGGAGATGCGCGCCCGCGTCACTCCGCTGCTGGAGCGGCTGGGCGCCGATTTCACCCCGGACACGCTGGTCGACAACCTGTCGATCGCCGAGCGTCAGCTGGTGGAGATCGCCAAGGCGCTCTCGATCGACGCCCGCGTGATCATCATGGACGAGCCGACCTCCAGCCTGACGATTTCGGAGACTGAACGGCTGCTCGAGGTGATTGCCGACCTTAAGGCGCACGGTATCTCGGTGATCTACATCTCTCACCGGCTCTGCGAGATCATGACCTGCGCCGACCGCGTCGTGGTGCTCCGCGACGGGCGCACGGTGGGAGAGCTGCCGCGGGACAGGCTGAGCCATGCCGCCATGATCCGGCTGATGATCGGTCGCGACCTCAAAGCGCTGCATTCGCCGCCGAAACGGCCGCCGCAGCCGGGCGGCTGCGACATCGTCGGCCTCGTGACATCGGCCTTTCCCGACCGGCAGATCGATCTTTCCGTGCGGCATGGCGAAATCCTCGGGCTGGCAGGGCTCGTCGGTGCCGGTCGCACTTCCTTGGCTCGTGCGGCTTTCGGCATTGACCCGCCGCTCGGTGGCGAGATCAGGATCGACAACGCGCCGGTCGATGTCGCATCGCCGCAGGACGCGATCAGGCAAGGCATCTATCTGATGCCGGAGGACCGCAAGAAATCCGGGCTCGTGCTGGAGCTGCCGATCCGGGAGAACGTGACGCTCGCCAGCCTGCTGAATTATGCGCGGATGTGGCTGGTCAGTGGCCCGGCCGAGCGCAAGGTCGCGAAAGAGCAGGTGAGGCGCCTCTCCATCAAGGTGCCGAGCATCGATATGGAGGCCGTGACGCTCTCCGGCGGCAACCAGCAAAAGGTCGTCCTGGGCAAGTGGCTTTCGATGCAGCCGCGCGTGATGTTCTTCGACGAGCCGACCCGTGGCGTCGATGTCGGTGCCAAGAGCGAGATCTACGCGCTGATGCGCGAGCTTGCGGACCAGGGCGTTGCGATCGTGATGATTTCTTCGGACATGGAGGAAGTCATAGGCGTCTCCGATCGGATCGCGGTGATGCATGAAGGGAGCGTCAGCGGCGTGCTCGAGCGCCCGCAGTTCAGCGAATACAACGTGTTGCAGCTTGCAATCGGGCAGGCGCCGGACACCGTGGAAGCGGCCGCGCCATGA